GTACATGGAAGAGTGCCGGAGGGTGATGGCGAAGTACGGACGGAAGCCGCCCGGCAAAACGGAATTGTTGGCGCGCCGCGTCGCACGAGAATTGCCGGACCGCGTTCAGCCGCTCACCGGCCTGGCCTACCCGGTGGCGCACATCGTCCGTTCGGGCGGGACGAACCCGTTCGAAATCCGGCGGGCATGGATCGTTTAGGATCCGGTGCGTCCGATATGAAATTCTCCATCGTCACACCTTCCTTCAACCAAAATTCGTTCCTTCCCCGGGCGATGGATTCGGTGCTCGGGCAGGAGATCGACGACCTCGAGTACATCGTCATCGACGGCGGATCGGCCGACGGCAGCGCGGAGACGATCAAAGCGCACGCGGCGCGCCTCGCCTATTGGACGAGCCGCCCCGACCGCGGCTACGCCGACGCGCTCAATGAGGGATTCCGCCGCTCGACCGGGGAGATCATGGGCTGGCTGAATTCCGACGACATGCTCACGCCCTGGGCGCTGCGCGTTGCGGAAAGCGTTTTTCGCGCGCTGCCCGAAGCGGAGTGGATCACCACCCTCTGCCCGCTGGTGATGGACGAGGCGGGAATGGTGATTTCCGCCCGCCAGGCGGAGGGCTTCAACGCGAGGGCGTTTTTCCGCGGGCGGAACGCCCCGCTCGTCCCCGGCTTCTATTCGACCGTCATCCAGCAGGAATCCACCTTCTGGCGCAGGTCGCTGTGGGAGCGGAGCGGGGCGCGGCTCGACGACAGCCTGCGCATGGCCGCGGATTTCGAGCTCTGGGCGCGGTTCTTCCGTCACGCCGAACTACACGCGGTCGGCGCGCCGCTGGGGTGTTTCCGATTCCAAAAGCGGTCGTTCACCTCGAACGAGATGAAAGGTTACCTCGACGAATGCCGGACCGTTTTGCAGCGGCACGGATACCGGCCGCCGTCGCGCGCGGAACTCGCCGTGCGGCGGATCGCCCGCGCGCTTCCGCGCCGGCTGTATCCGGCGACCGGCCTCGCCTATCCGGTATCGAAGATCCGCCAGGAGGGGCGCGGATCCGCGTGGATCGTCTCCCGCGAATGGATCATCTGAAATGTTAGGATCACGTTTACCGCCGCCGGATCCCTCTCCCCCCTGTGGTCCCCCCATTCCTTTGGAATGGGGGGACCACAGGGGGGCGGGATGACTGCGGTATTGGATGATACCCTGCAAGTGTTCGATCGTAATTCCCGCGTGATCTCAGCGGGAATCCAGGGGTTTGAAGGAATGGATGCCCGCTACGTACGCGCGGGCATGACGATCGTTTTCCTTTTTGGCCAGCCCCCATATGAGGGCGGGATGATGTTTTTTCGGACATGAAACCAAACCAAAGACCTTTGCGAATCCTCCAAGTGGCGCCCGCGGTCGAAGGCGGCGGCGGCGAGCAGATCGCCCTGCGCCTGCACCGCGCCTTCCGCGCCCTCGGCCACCGCTCGATGCTGTTCGCCGGGCGGCTGAAGGATTTTTCCGAGGAGGACGTCCTGGGGATCCCGAACCGCTGGCAGGTCTCGGCCCGCGCGCGGGCGCTGGACGCGCTGTACCGCGCCCTTCTCCGCCTCACCGGCGGGAGCGGAGCAAACCGGCTGTTCCCGCTCTTCGAGGCGGCCGCCTTCCCGCGCGTCGCGTGGGACCTGTGGCGCGGGCACGAGGATTTCACCCAGCCGGGTTCGCGCCGGATCCTGGAATTGGCGCCCGAACAACCGGACGCGGTTCTGCTGCACAACCTGCACGCG
The DNA window shown above is from Anaerolineales bacterium and carries:
- a CDS encoding glycosyltransferase; the encoded protein is MKFSIVTPSFNQNSFLPRAMDSVLGQEIDDLEYIVIDGGSADGSAETIKAHAARLAYWTSRPDRGYADALNEGFRRSTGEIMGWLNSDDMLTPWALRVAESVFRALPEAEWITTLCPLVMDEAGMVISARQAEGFNARAFFRGRNAPLVPGFYSTVIQQESTFWRRSLWERSGARLDDSLRMAADFELWARFFRHAELHAVGAPLGCFRFQKRSFTSNEMKGYLDECRTVLQRHGYRPPSRAELAVRRIARALPRRLYPATGLAYPVSKIRQEGRGSAWIVSREWII